The Clostridia bacterium sequence TTTCGGACAATGCGGATATGATGCTTACCTGTCCGAGGAATGCACTGTTTTTGATATTGCAGAGAAATTATGATGGTATAAAGAAATTTATTCAGGTTGAAGGAAATACGAAGTATCTTGACCTGATTACGGATAATCTTACGGAGTTTGATGTTTCTATGCCGGCAAAATTCAATATTGTTGAGCCGTAATGAATGTGTAGAGCATACTAAACCAAACTGGATTTTCGACAGTGCTTATACTAAAAATGAAAGAGGATAATAAAATGAATCTGGAAGCCTATCAACAAGAAAATGCAAAAACCCGTGATAAAAGAATGTATTGGTGGCGGGATGCAAAATTCGGTCTTTTTGTGCATTACGGCATTTACTCCTGCTATGGTAGAGGAGAATGGATAAAACTGCGCGAGGGCATTTCTTCGGAAGAGTACATGGAAACCTTGAATACAAAGCTTAATTACAAGCCCGGAATGGCTGAAGAGTGGGTGAAATGCGGAAAAAAAGCGGGCATGAAATATGCTGTGCTCACAACACAGCATCATGATGGTTTTTCCTTGTGGAATTCTGAACAAAATCCGTACAATGCTGTTAACTACGGTCCGAAAACAGACATTGTAAAAGAATTTGTGGATGCCTGCCGTAAACACGGTTTAAAAGTCGGACTTTATTTTTCCCTTGCGAACTGGGAGCTTCCGGATGGAAGCCTTTGTCGGTTTGATGAACAAGCACGTCTTAGATTTCTTGCACATATTAACAAGCAGATGCGTGAGCTTATGACACAGTATGGTGAAATTGACCTGCTGTGGTACGATGGACAAGGCACTTTTTCCACGGCTGAAGAGTGGGGTAGCTTAGAGAGAAATCAAATGGTGCGCGAGCTGCAGCCAAACATTATTATAAACGACCGAAGCATTTTGTCCGAAGATTACGGAACGCCTGAGGATGAACTCAATTACAGCAAAATGAAAGGGGATTGGGAGGCGTGTATGCGGTTTAGCACAACAGCTTTTGGCGGTGTGGATCACGAAAAGGCATATCCCTTTAAAATCAATGCCCATGATATTATAAAGCTTATGTCCAAATGTCAGTATGGTGGCGGAAATCTGTTGTTTAACATTTCGCCCAATGCGGATGGCAGTATCGACGAGTACGAAAAGAAAACCCTTGAAACGGTCGGAAGGTGGATTGAAAGACATAAAGAAGCGGTGTACGGCGCGTCACAAAGAGGCGGGAGCGGGGCAAACGGAATCAGCACTTCTGCAAGAAAGGGCAATAAAGTCTATCTCTGGAACTGGATTTGGGGCGGTACATCTCAACGTATAAACGGATATAAAAATGTGCCGAAATCGGTACGGTGCATCACTAACAGCGAAAATGTAGATTTTTCTTATGAAAACGGCGTAATTCATTTTTTGAATTTGCCGGAACAATCGCCGGATGATATTTTAAACATTGCAGTATTTGAGATGGATTTCGGCGACGAAGCACCAATTTACGAGCTGGTTCCACCAAACATGATGAAATTGATGAACATATAAATAAAAGCGACAACCGTACGGTTGTCGCTTTAAATTTAATACAGCTTCTTTTTACCTTTTAATTCGTTCAGTTGATTCATGATTTCGCCAAATCTCTGAAAATGCACGATTTCGCGCTCCCGCAAGAAGCGTAGTGGGTCAATAACATCCGGATCATCCGCCATATCCAAAAGATACTCATACGTCGAACGTGCTTTCTGCTCTGCGCCCATGTCCTCTGCGATGTCGGTGATGGGGTCGCCTTTTACCTGCATAGAAAAGGCATTGTAAGGCACACCGCCTGCGGACATAGGATATACGCCCAATCCATGGTCTACATACATCGGGCCGTAGTCACGCATAATCTGTTCTTCGGATGCGCCTCTTAAAAGCTGTCGTACCATTGTCCCAACCATTTCGAGATGCGCCAGTTCTTCTGTGCCCACATCCGTCAGAATGCCTTTTGCTTCTTTGGTAGGCATGGAATAACGCTGGGATAAATAGCGAAGAGATGCACCAAGCTCGCCGTCCGGACCACCGTATTGGCTGATGATTAGTTTTGCCATGCGGGGATCGGGGCGTTTGATATTGATTGGATACTCTAATTTCTTTTCATATTGCCACATAGTTCATCCTCCTTATTCAAACATATTTTCCCAGGGCCACGGATTGTCAAGCCAAGCCCAACTTGTGGGATTGTTGCTTCCGGCGGTCAGGGGTTCGTATTTTTCTTCGTATTCTTTCCATAATTTTTGCCATTCTTCTTTATAGTCATTATAATAGGAAATGGCATTGGAAT is a genomic window containing:
- a CDS encoding alpha-L-fucosidase encodes the protein MNLEAYQQENAKTRDKRMYWWRDAKFGLFVHYGIYSCYGRGEWIKLREGISSEEYMETLNTKLNYKPGMAEEWVKCGKKAGMKYAVLTTQHHDGFSLWNSEQNPYNAVNYGPKTDIVKEFVDACRKHGLKVGLYFSLANWELPDGSLCRFDEQARLRFLAHINKQMRELMTQYGEIDLLWYDGQGTFSTAEEWGSLERNQMVRELQPNIIINDRSILSEDYGTPEDELNYSKMKGDWEACMRFSTTAFGGVDHEKAYPFKINAHDIIKLMSKCQYGGGNLLFNISPNADGSIDEYEKKTLETVGRWIERHKEAVYGASQRGGSGANGISTSARKGNKVYLWNWIWGGTSQRINGYKNVPKSVRCITNSENVDFSYENGVIHFLNLPEQSPDDILNIAVFEMDFGDEAPIYELVPPNMMKLMNI
- a CDS encoding manganese catalase family protein, which codes for MWQYEKKLEYPINIKRPDPRMAKLIISQYGGPDGELGASLRYLSQRYSMPTKEAKGILTDVGTEELAHLEMVGTMVRQLLRGASEEQIMRDYGPMYVDHGLGVYPMSAGGVPYNAFSMQVKGDPITDIAEDMGAEQKARSTYEYLLDMADDPDVIDPLRFLREREIVHFQRFGEIMNQLNELKGKKKLY
- a CDS encoding spore coat protein CotJB; the protein is MTQKEMMEQIMALQFTLIDLGQYLDTHPFDSNAISYYNDYKEEWQKLWKEYEEKYEPLTAGSNNPTSWAWLDNPWPWENMFE